In Molothrus aeneus isolate 106 chromosome 3, BPBGC_Maene_1.0, whole genome shotgun sequence, a single genomic region encodes these proteins:
- the LOC136553931 gene encoding p53 apoptosis effector related to PMP-22-like, with translation MVVCGLACWRCRWLLPLLLGLAIIMGIIALAGRGWLESESEPYVQQASLWESCTRGEEDLNWNCESLMDYGWGRAAAATYLVGFVILVICFALAVIAFSIEILRFNFVRGIGGLLFVVAAFQIIGLVIYPVKFTEDIPLTGDNMFSWAYGFGWASTVVVIGCAFFFCCLPNWEDEVLGNIKPTYYYSSPERAPYLN, from the exons ATGGTGGTGTGCGGCCTCGCCTGCTGGAGGTGCAGgtggctcctgcccctgctgctgggcctggccatCATCATGGGCATCATCGCCCTGGCGGGCCGGGGCTGGCTGGAGTCCGAGTCGGAGCCCTACGTGCAGCAAGCGTCGCTGTGGGAGAGCTGCACGCGGGGCGAGGAGGACCTCAACTGGAACTGTGAGTCCCTGATGGACTACG gctgggggagagcagcagctgccacataCCTCGTTGGCTTTGTGATCCTGGTCATCTGTTTCGCCCTTGCAGTCATCGCATTCTCGATCGAGATCCTCCGCTTCAACTTTGTGCGAGGAATTGGAGGCCTGCTCTTTGTTGTTG CTGCATTCCAGATCATTGGCTTGGTCATTTACCCAGTGAAATTCACAGAAGACATTCCACTGACAGGAGATAACATGTTCAGCTGGGCCTATGGTTTTGGCTGGGCTAGCACTGTTGTTGTAATAGGTTGTGCTTTCTTCTTCTGCTGCCTCCCCAACTGGGAAGATGAAGTCCTGGGAAACATCAAGCCTACCTATTACTACTCCTCCCCAGAGAGAGCACCATACTTAAATTGA